From Daucus carota subsp. sativus chromosome 6, DH1 v3.0, whole genome shotgun sequence, the proteins below share one genomic window:
- the LOC108226236 gene encoding egg cell-secreted protein 1.4, with protein sequence MAPKSQGTLQVNDCLSAITDIPGCFQEVITSFLTFQIKIGPECCKALLDIEDNCWRTLFPLITSQFPSLVKTFCTTSPPPHPHNLQSLSADYSTFSPEPAWAPEGDTANEPAWAPEEDTANEPAWAPEENTVADQ encoded by the coding sequence ATGGCACCAAAAAGCCAGGGCACGTTGCAGGTGAATGACTGCCTTTCGGCGATCACTGACATACCAGGCTGCTTCCAGGAGGTGATTACTTCATTCCTGACTTTTCAAATAAAGATTGGTCCTGAGTGTTGTAAAGCTTTGCTTGACATTGAAGATAATTGTTGGAGGACACTTTTTCCACTCATTACTTCTCAATTTCCTTCACTGGTTAAAACATTCTGCACTACATCACCACCCCCGCACCCCCACAATCTACAATCCTTGTCTGCAGACTACTCGACGTTTTCACCTGAACCGGCATGGGCACCAGAAGGAGACACGGCTAATGAACCAGCATGGGCACCTGAAGAAGACACGGCTAATGAACCAGCATGGGCACCAGAAGAAAACACGGTGGCTGAtcaatga
- the LOC108226238 gene encoding anther-specific proline-rich protein APG has product MEIHEKCWFFICPDPFFTPQLQNYCTRQSQMAPGPNPDTPLAPGPDPDPDTPSQAPSVDPPAPAPKDDPPAPAPEDDPPAPSVDPPAPAPAPAPKDDPPAPAPAPKDDPPAPAPAPKDDPPVPAPSCIPRRHHHHGGGDLSEKWFCT; this is encoded by the coding sequence ATGGAGATTCACGAGAAGTGTTGGTTTTTCATTTGTCCAGATCCTTTTTTCACCCCGCAGTTGCAGAATTATTGTACTCGTCAGTCTCAGATGGCACCAGGGCCCAACCCCGACACACCGCTTGCACCAGGGCCTGACCCCGATCCGGATACACCGTCCCAAGCGCCTTCGGTTGATCCACCAGCCCCTGCGCCCAAAGACGATCCACCAGCGCCTGCGCCTGAAGACGATCCACCAGCGCCttcagttgatccaccagcCCCTGCACCAGCGCCTGCGCCCAAAGACGATCCACCAGCCCCTGCGCCTGCGCCTAAAGACGATCCACCAGCGCCTGCGCCAGCGCCTAAAGACGATCCACCTGTGCCTGCTCCATCCTGTATTCCTCGTCGCCATCACCATCATGGTGGTGGTGACCTGAGTGAAAAATGGTTTTGCACCTAG
- the LOC108192973 gene encoding probable anion transporter 6, chloroplastic, producing MAKLTLRTDYNNINSLLPRHKTHQSLTFKTCFRNPTTHLSLSLLPLKKRFKFSCSIKEKEREDVVDSSERVVKQLSKTKNLNGSSEILGTFDFNWKNLPQRYKMVGTTSLAFVICNMDKVNLSIAIIPMSHQFGWNSSVAGLVQSSFFWGYALSQLPGGWLAKVFGGRVVLQYGVLVWSLATACVPLLAGFMPGLVLSRVLVGIGEGVSPSAATDLIARFIPLDERSRAVSVVFGGLSVGSVAGLLLAPPLIQNFGWESVFYLFGLFGVAWFLGFQLVAEEQPPTVATVPRSQSLATEKSNTSLEELGDSLKTVPWKAFFQSKAVWAMIYAHFCGSWGHYTCLSWLPTYFSEVLDLNLTEAAWVSVLPPLASIMVTSIAAQVADKLIASGTETTVVRKLCQTIAFLSPAACMTLSSLDLGLPPWEVVIILTGGLALSSFALSGLYCTHQDISPEYASILLGITNTVGAVPGIVGVALTGYLLDSTHSWSIALFAPSIFFYLTGTVVWLAFASSKPQTFLKRD from the exons ATGGCAAAACTCACCTTAAGAACAGACTATAACAACATCAATTCTCTTCTTCCTCGCCACAAAACCCACCAATCTCTGACTTTCAAGACTTGTTTTAGAAACCCAACTACTCATTTGAGTTTATCATTGTTGCCTTTGAAGAAGAGGTTCAAGTTTTCTTGTAGTAtcaaagagaaagagagagaagatgTTGTGGATTCTAGTGAGAGAGTTGTTAAGCAGCTAAGCAAGACCAAGAATTTAAATGGGTCATCTGAAATATTGGGtacttttgattttaattggaaAAATCTTCCTCAGAGATATAAAATGGTTGGAACTACTTCTCTGGCCTTTGTTATTTGTAACATGGATAAg GTGAACTTGAGTATTGCGATCATTCCGATGTCGCATCAATTTGGGTGGAATTCATCAGTCGCTGGATTAGTGCAATCATCTTTCTTCTGGGGCTATGCATTGAGTCAACTGCCAGGAGGGTGGCTTGCTAAGGTATTTGGTGGGAG AGTTGTTCTTCAATATGGAGTCCTGGTGTGGTCCCTTGCGACAGCATGTGTCCCATTACTTGCTGGGTTTATGCCTGGACTAGTTTTGTCTAGGGTTCTT GTTGGAATAGGGGAAGGCGTTTCACCATCAGCTGCCACAGATCTGATTGCCAG ATTTATACCATTGGATGAGCGCTCACGTGCTGTATCAGTTGTTTTTGGTGGTTTAAGTGTTGGAAGCGTTGCTGG GCTTCTGTTGGCACCTccattaatacaaaattttggttgggAATCTGTGTTCTACTTGTTTGGCCTTTTTGGAGTAGCCTG GTTTTTAGGATTTCAGTTAGTAGCAGAAGAACAACCACCAACTGTTGCAACAGTTCCAA GATCTCAATCATTAGCTACGGAAAAATCAAATACTTCTCTGGAAGAGCTTGGTGACTCGCTAAAGACG GTACCATGGAAAGCTTTTTTCCAAAGTAAAGCTGTATGGGCAATGATTTATGCTCATTTTTGTGGAAGTTGGGGGCACTACACTTGTTTGTCTTGGCTGCCTACGTATTTCAG TGAGGTGCTAGATCTTAATTTGACAGAAGCTGCATGG GTTTCTGTCCTGCCTCCACTAGCTTCCATTATGGTGACTAGCATTGCAGCACAAGTTGCAGATAAATTAATCGCAAGTGGAACTGAAACTACTGTG GTGCGAAAGCTATGCCAAACTATTGCTTTCTTGTCTCCCGCCGCTTGTATGACTCTTTCCTCTTTGGACCTGGGATTGCCTCCATGGGAGGTAGTAATAATTCTCACAGGTGGCTTAGCACTTTCAAGTTTTGCATTATCAG GACTTTATTGTACCCATCAAGACATATCGCCTGAATATGCGAGCATACTTCTG GGTATTACCAACACGGTAGGAGCAGTACCTGGAATTGTGGGAGTTGCTCTCACTGGTTATCTTCTTGATTCAACACATTCATGGAGT ATTGCCCTGTTTGCACCATCAATCTTCTTCTACCTTACTGGTACAGTTGTGTGGTTGGCTTTTGCAAGCAGTAAGCCCCAGACCTTTTTAAAGAGAGATTAG